GGCCTCACGCTCGCTTGCGACCTTGCACGCCGGGGGAGCGCCTTCCGCATCGTGGACGCGGCACCCGGGCCCTTCGTGGGCTCGCGTGGAAAGGGACTGCAGCCCCGCACGCTGGAGGTGCTGGAGGACCTGGGCGTGCTCGACGCGGTGCTCGCGGCCGGCACGGCATATCCCCGCCTCCGCATCCACTGGCGGGGCTTCGTCGTGGGCCGCTGGACGATGATTCCCCGCCATGCCGCGACACCAGACGTGCCCCATCCCGACCCGTGGCTCGTGCCGCAGGCTCGCACCGAAGGCATCCTGCGCGAGCGACTCACCGCGCTCGGCCATGCGGTGGAGTTCGGAACCGCGCTCACCGACTTCACCCAGGACGACACCGGTGTCAGCGCCACCCTCACCCGTGGCGGCGCTTCGGAGGTCGTGCGTGCGGAGTACCTGGTGGGCGCGGATGGCGGCCACAGTCGCGTGCGCAAGGCCCTGGGTGTGGGCTTCCACGGAACGACGCACGAGGAGGAGCGCATGGTCGTGGGAGATGTGCGCGTGGACGGCCTGGGCCGCGACCACTGGCACGTGTGGCCCTTCGCGAAGGGCGGCATGGTGGCGCTGTGTCCCCTGCCTGGCACGGAGCGCTTCCAGCTCACCCTCCAGGTGAAGCCCGGTGGCACCGTGCTGGAGCTCACCGAAGCCGCCCTGAACCAGCGCCTCCAGGACGCCGCCCGTCCCGGCCCCCGGCTCCGATTGCACGACGCGAGCTGGCTGTCCGTGTACCGCCCCAACGTGCGCATGGTGGACCGCTATCGCGTGGGCCGCGTCATGCTCGCGGGCGACGCCGCGCACGTCCACCCTCCCGCCGGAGGCCAGGGGCTCAACACCGGCGTCCAGGATGCCTACAACCTGGGCTGGAAGCTGGGCCACGTCCTCGCCGGGGCCTCACCGGACCTGCTCGATACCTACGAAGCGGAGCGGCTGCCCATCGCCGCGCACGTGCTCGGCCTGTCCACGAAGCTCTACCAGGGCATGCGCCAGAACAGCCTGGGCTCCCAGCGGCGTGGAGCCGAGACACGGCAACTGGGGTTGCACTATCGCGGCGGTCCGCTCGCGCCCCAGACGGACGGCGACACGTCCCGCCTGCGCGCGGGAGACCGGGCCCCCGATGCGCCGTGCGTGGATGCGACAGGCAAGCCCTCACGTCTGTTCGAGGCCTTTCGGGGTTCCCACTGGACGCTGCTCGCCTTCGGGCCGGCGCACGAGGACGCACCCGCGTGGGCCCGCTCGCGCTTCGGTGACTTCGTACGCGCCATCCACGTCCGCGCGGGGGGAACGTCCGCCGATTCAGAGTCCCTGCTCGACCTCGGAGGACACGCGCACCGGGCCTACGACGCGGGCACAGGTGCGTTGGTGCTGGTGCGCCCGGACGGCTACGTGGGGCACGTTTCCCGGCCCGGGACGCGCGTGGCGCTGGAACGGTTCCTGGCGCCGCT
This is a stretch of genomic DNA from Pyxidicoccus trucidator. It encodes these proteins:
- a CDS encoding FAD-dependent oxidoreductase; the protein is MTRVATQVLIVGAGPTGLTLACDLARRGSAFRIVDAAPGPFVGSRGKGLQPRTLEVLEDLGVLDAVLAAGTAYPRLRIHWRGFVVGRWTMIPRHAATPDVPHPDPWLVPQARTEGILRERLTALGHAVEFGTALTDFTQDDTGVSATLTRGGASEVVRAEYLVGADGGHSRVRKALGVGFHGTTHEEERMVVGDVRVDGLGRDHWHVWPFAKGGMVALCPLPGTERFQLTLQVKPGGTVLELTEAALNQRLQDAARPGPRLRLHDASWLSVYRPNVRMVDRYRVGRVMLAGDAAHVHPPAGGQGLNTGVQDAYNLGWKLGHVLAGASPDLLDTYEAERLPIAAHVLGLSTKLYQGMRQNSLGSQRRGAETRQLGLHYRGGPLAPQTDGDTSRLRAGDRAPDAPCVDATGKPSRLFEAFRGSHWTLLAFGPAHEDAPAWARSRFGDFVRAIHVRAGGTSADSESLLDLGGHAHRAYDAGTGALVLVRPDGYVGHVSRPGTRVALERFLAPLVPPAPSGQASHGGRGSSPGLPSREAS